One genomic segment of Apostichopus japonicus isolate 1M-3 chromosome 23, ASM3797524v1, whole genome shotgun sequence includes these proteins:
- the LOC139965038 gene encoding uncharacterized protein, whose amino-acid sequence MVYLRWILLFVPLLAFFFHILLVFESQCSAQTVSLFTRLNDIVLAGESISLRCSVSDTKPEDDIIMEITNQTGQQITSGSAGLDDATVYTELTTPFEISTNQTFFCSVTWVDFTASTNLTISPLPIEQTYCTSNYTDGIIVGQTVTLTCYSSTSGVGFISWSSDSDITFDETIGLVRTMTQYNRINVKPSVSRNGSVFTCERDGVAPVTDIDRCTVGPIYVYEKLDIFIDPITTTTDPAILYPGQANNYTCSSLPTSSVQWSIPKKLDDSGIEFSVVGSMITVRATTNTTFIGDVRLVCSGQILDQTAAANITLAIIPLELPTTPASNTVSSKPPGNQFPVVSLIPVIGFLLFALSIILVLLYRKRRHTDSELNSKSIANVTSSVNVAYDYCDINTDSVARTVTSRVIIYENVTVAYEIPDARSTRTIIDEEENESVYYNNLQKFNFGTYGQKRE is encoded by the coding sequence ATGGTTTATCTTCGGTGGATATTGCTTTTCGTTCCGTTActtgcttttttctttcatatattgcTGGTATTTGAAAGTCAGTGTTCTGCGCAGACAGTGTCTCTGTTTACGAGATTAAACGACATTGTATTAGCTGGAGAATCGATATCACTCAGATGTTCAGTGTCAGACACGAAACCAGAAGATGACATCATCATGGAGATAACGAATCAAACGGGACAACAGATTACATCAGGTTCAGCGGGACTGGACGATGCTACAGTTTACACCGAACTAACTACTCCATTTGAAATTAGTACAAACCAGACATTCTTTTGCAGCGTTACTTGGGTAGACTTTACTGCTTCCACAAACCTGACGATTTCACCATTACCAATTGAACAGACATATTGTACTTCAAACTACACGGATGGTATCATTGTTGGCCAAACTGTGACTTTAACATGTTATAGTTCTACGTCAGGGGTAGGTTTCATCAGCTGGAGTTCAGATAGTGATATAACATTCGATGAAACGATAGGCCTTGTAAGGACGATGACACAATATAACAGGATAAATGTAAAACCATCTGTTAGTAGAAACGGCAGTGTGTTTACATGTGAACGTGATGGCGTAGCACCAGTAACCGACATAGACCGGTGTACCGTTGGTCCTATTTATGTTTATGAGAAGTTGGATATTTTCATTGATCCAATAACTACTACAACTGATCCAGCTATATTGTATCCAGGACAAGCAAACAATTATACATGCTCATCTTTACCAACTTCATCTGTGCAGTGGTCCATTCCGAAGAAACTGGACGATTCTGGTATTGAGTTCTCTGTGGTAGGATCAATGATAACAGTGCGTGCTACAACTAATACTACATTCATAGGTGATGTCCGTCTGGTTTGTTCAGGTCAAATCCTTGACCAAACAGCTGCAGCAAACATAACGTTAGCAATTATTCCTCTGGAATTACCAACAACACCAGCCTCAAACACAGTTTCAAGTAAACCACCTGGTAATCAATTTCCTGTTGTTTCGTTAATTCCTGTCATAGGGTTTCTCTTATTTGCGTTGTCAATAATATTGGTTCTACTTTACCGGAAACGTAGACATACCGATTCTGAGTTAAATTCCAAATCTATTGCTAATGTAACCTCTTCGGTGAATGTAGCATACGATTATTGCGATATTAACACCGATAGTGTAGCTAGAACCGTTACTTCTAGAGTAATCATATATGAAAACGTGACGGTAGCCTACGAAATTCCAGATGCACGAAGCACGAGGACAATTATTGACGAAGAAGAGAATGAGTCAGTATATTATAACAATCTACAAAAGTTTAATTTTGGGACATATGGGCAAAAAAGGGAGTAA